In Sphingobacterium sp. SRCM116780, the genomic stretch ACATCTGTAAAGATGCTTGTACTTTTGGCAAAGAATTACAAGTCCCTGTTTACAAATTCTTAAAAGATCCATTAATCCGCGAATACGGAGAAGAATGGTATCACAAACTAGAAGACACAATAGATTCATTATAATCTATTTCTTATATTTATAGACATTTTAAGAAGATAATAGTGGTTTTCAACCATCTTCCATGCTAAAATTAAAAGATATACAACGCCCCATCATAAAGGAATTAGCAACTTTTGAAACTGAATTTAAAGCTTCAATGAAAAGCTCCATTCCTTTGTTAGACCGTATTACAGGTTATATTGTCAAAACTAAAGGAAAACAGATGCGTCCGATGTTTGTTTTCTTTTCAGCAGGACTCTGTAATGGTATCAACGAATCAACTTATCGAGGAGCGTCTCTTGTAGAATTACTCCATACCGCATCATTGGTACATGATGATGTGGTAGACAATGCCAATGAACGAAGAGGTTTCTTTTCTGTGAATGCCATTTGGAAAAATAAGGTATCTGTATTAGTTGGCGATTTTTTACTTTCCAAAGGTTTACTGCTTTCCGTTAAACACCATGATTATCATTTACTGAAAATAGTATCAGAAGCAGTGGAACAAATGAGTGAGGGGGAATTATTGCAGATTGAAAAAGCGAGAAAACTGGATATTGAGGAATCGATCTATTTCGAGGTTATTCGACAAAAAACAGCTTCATTGATCGCTTCATGTTGTGCCTGTGGCGCTGCTTCTTCTGGAGCAAATGAAGAGACAGTAAAGAAATTGCACACATTTGGTGAAAAAATAGGAATTGCATTTCAAATAAAAGATGATTTATTTGATTTCGGTCTTGACGATGTAGGTAAACCACTTGGTAATGATATTAAGGAGAAAAAAATGACATTACCACTTATTTATGCTTTAAGTCAAACCGACAAAGCAGAAAAAAGAAGGATCATCAATCTCGTAAAAAACCATAGTGAGGATAACAAAAAAGTAGCGGAAGTCATTGCATTTGTTAGACAAAGTGGTGGGTTGCAATATGCAACAGAGAAAATGTTAGATTACCAAAAAGATGCGTTTAAAATATTAGATGAATTTCCTGATAACGAATATAAAACAGGATTATTAGAACTTGTCAAATTTACAACTGAAAGAAAAAAATAGAAATGAGTCACGAAATTATGTTTTTTGGAGGATTTTTAATCTTCATTATTTTAATGCTAGCCATAGATTTAGGCGTTTTTGCAAAAGGAGACAAAAATATCTCACTGAAAAGTGCCGCAATTATGAGTCTTATTTGGGTATTATTAGCGTTAGGTTTTTATTGGATCCTTCGTCATTATGGACACGAATTACATAATATTCAAGATTTAAATCACTTACAACAAATCATTAAAGCACATGTACACGATGTGAAAATAATTCCTGGTGATCTTGAAGGAAGTATCGCTTTATACAACAATAACCTCGCTTTGGAATTTATTACAGGTTATGTCGTTGAGTATGCCTTATCCGTCGATAATATCTTCGTCATGGTGCTATTATTTTCTTCTTTTGGCATTCCAGAGCGTTACTACCATAAAGTATTGGTATGGGGAGTAATTGGTGCTGTTTTGATGCGTTTTATTTTCATTTTCTTAGGTGCTGCGCTGATTACTAAATTTGGATGGATTCTGTACATCTTTGGTGGGTTTTTATTGATTACAGGAGTAAAAATGTTTATCAATAGAAATCACGAAGAAGAAGTAGATCC encodes the following:
- a CDS encoding polyprenyl synthetase family protein, with the translated sequence MLKLKDIQRPIIKELATFETEFKASMKSSIPLLDRITGYIVKTKGKQMRPMFVFFSAGLCNGINESTYRGASLVELLHTASLVHDDVVDNANERRGFFSVNAIWKNKVSVLVGDFLLSKGLLLSVKHHDYHLLKIVSEAVEQMSEGELLQIEKARKLDIEESIYFEVIRQKTASLIASCCACGAASSGANEETVKKLHTFGEKIGIAFQIKDDLFDFGLDDVGKPLGNDIKEKKMTLPLIYALSQTDKAEKRRIINLVKNHSEDNKKVAEVIAFVRQSGGLQYATEKMLDYQKDAFKILDEFPDNEYKTGLLELVKFTTERKK
- a CDS encoding TerC family protein; its protein translation is MSHEIMFFGGFLIFIILMLAIDLGVFAKGDKNISLKSAAIMSLIWVLLALGFYWILRHYGHELHNIQDLNHLQQIIKAHVHDVKIIPGDLEGSIALYNNNLALEFITGYVVEYALSVDNIFVMVLLFSSFGIPERYYHKVLVWGVIGAVLMRFIFIFLGAALITKFGWILYIFGGFLLITGVKMFINRNHEEEVDPQNHPVVKFASKYFKVTPKLDGGHFFHIENGVKYMTPLFLVLLVIEFTDLIFAVDSIPAIFSVTKDAYIVFFSNIFAILGLRSMFFLLVNIIHKFHYLKVGLAFLLIFIGLKMLLHHWLVEFGFSTSHSLIVIVSILAISVIASLMFPKKEDLNLEN